TCTCTGTTCCgggcctccctccccacccccccagtgcACGTTCAGTTTTCACAAAACGAGGGCACACTCTTATGGAAACAGTATGCattctttcctgatagtgtgtACATACGTGCACTGTTCATATGTGTGCAATGGTtcatacatgcacacacactattggaaaagagtgcaccctctttgcaaaaaGTGCTCACTCTTTTGGAAGGGTGGGgatttttttcctgtcattttgagaaaaaaaaacaacaacctaaaAGGAtgtgttgtttcaaatgaatgcagatCCCTATTACCAGGGCTTTTTTCAGCCAGTGTGAGGTACAGAGCATCACACCTTTTACCTGCCTTGCAGAAgtatcctctcctctccattacATTTCTCACTCAAAGTCTCCCAGCTTCTTTTTCCTCCCAGCAGCGATGCCCATTCACTCTTGCCCTGGCCGCAGCTGCATCCAATATGGAGGTACGGCAAGACTAGGGCGAAAGGTTGCAGTAGCCATATTAGAAACAGTTGCGGCCAGAGCGCCAATGGGATTTAGGTAGACCTGAGGGCCTTATAGGAACTGGGGGGCTCATGAGAGCGGGCTGCTGGGAAggtggggggttgtttgtttttggCAGATGGGTGGAGAGGGTGTGGGAAGGTGTcaataacatttttgttttgtcacggagagagtggtggatgcttggaatgtcctcccgcaggaggtggtgaagaggaaaacggtaacggaattcaagcatgcatgggataaacataaaggaatcctgctcagaaggaaggaatccccagaagcttagccggtggtgggaggcagggctggggaggtgggatagtgctgggcagacttatatggtctgtgccagagctggtggtgggaggcggggctggtggttgggaggcggggatagtgctgggcagacttatatggtctgtgccagagccggtggtgggaggcggggctggtggttgggaggcggggatagtgctggccagacttatacggtctgtgccagagccggtggtgggaggcggggctggtggtggggaggtggggatagtgctgtgcagacttatacgttctgtgccagagccggtggtgggaggcggggatagtgctgtgcagacttatacgttctgtgccagagccggtggtgggaggcggggctggtggttgggaggcggggatagtgctgggcagacttatacggtctgtgccagagccggtggtgggaggtggggctggtggttgggaggaggggatagtgctgtgcagacttatacgttctgtgccagagccggtggtgggaggcggggctggtggttgggaggcggggatagtgctgggcagacttatacggtctgtgccagagccggtggtgggaggcggggctggtggttgggaggcggggatagtgctgggcagacttatacggtctgtgccctgaaaaggacaggaacaaatcaaggtaaggtatacacaaaaagtggcacatgtgagtttatcttgttgggcagactggatggaccgtgcaggtctttttctgccgtcatctactatgttatgttactatgtgtcaTCTCCTATGGGCGGGGAGGAACTCCCCAAATAAACAGAACATTTCCCTAAACAACATAGGAAATGACATGATATAAAAAAATATTGGCTGCCCTTTCCTATTTCTTAGTGCTAAATATACAAGCATATATTGTTGAGTTTTTTTTCTTGTCAAAAGGTTATTAATATTCCCATTTACCTTTACTTTCCAGATTTAAAGCCATCTGAGATTACCATCACAGTCAGCCTCCTGCAGTATGATGTATCCCAATACATCCGATTTGGATAATCTAACACTGAATATGCTTCAGAATAAAGCTGTTTCCATCACTTTGCCAGCAGTGTATGTACTGGTGGTTGTCATCAACATCCCTTGCAATTTAGTCTCATTTTATGTACTGTGCTGTCATACCAAACCCATAACACCCTCGGTCATCTTCATGATTAACCTCAGTATCACAGACATTGCAGTTGGTGTGTTTCTCCCATTTCAGATTATCTACCATCTCAATAATAACAACTGGATCTTTGGGAGTTTTCTTTGCAATCTGGTGGCAGTGTCTTTCTATGCTAATATGTACTCTTCCATACTCACAATGACTTTCATCAGTATAGAGCGCTACATAGGAGTCGTCCATCCCATGGCGTCAAACAGGTGGAGGAAAAACAGATATGCAGTTGCAGCCTGTACGGTTATGTGGGCCTTCTTATTACTTGTCTTGTACCCACTAGAGAGCACAGACTTAACCTACGAGGTGAAAAGCCTAGGGATCGTAACCTGCTTTGACATCCTCAAATGGAGCATGCTCCCAAATATTCCATCATGGGCAGCTTTTATTCTCACATTATTTGTTGTTCTTTTCCTTATTCCATTCATTGTCACAGTATCTTGCTACATTGGCATTATTCGGAAACTGATTCAGACCTCCAGCAGATATGGCAACGGGCAGAAGAGAAAATCGATGTACCTTGCTGCTATAGTTCTCATAGTCTTCATCACTTGCTTTGCTCCCAATAATTTTGTCCTTCTTGTGCATACGATTAGCCGTCTCTTTTACGACAAAAGCTTCTACCATGTATACAAGATCACTCTCACCCTCAGTTGCCTAAGCAGCTGCGCAGATCCATTCATCTATTATTTTGCTTCCAAGGAATTTTTACAAAATTTCAAGAAGCTATTTCGGAAGTCATCTATTGAAGCCACAGAAACCAGAAGGGACAGCTTATTCTCTGCCCGGTCTATGTCAGCAAGGTCAATGACATTCTCCAGTGGACAAGGGGAAGGCTTAGAAGTAGGAAAAAAGCCTATCTTCCATCGACAAGAAAGTATTTTGTAACTTAAGCATACAGCTCAGGTGTAAGTAGCGTGGCATAGTCTTCAGAAAGGGAAAAAATGGGAGAGAATGTTTACTGAGGAACGAGGACAGCCTCACTGTACAAACAGTGAAAGAATCTGAACAGATTCTTTAAAACGATCTAAGGTCATCTCTCCACTACAATTACATTGAATGATCTCCCCTGAAGAAATGCTGTGATCATGTTATTAAACTTCAAAGTCAATGTGAAAAGAAAGAATTGTTGATAACGAATACATGGAGAACATTAACAAACGTCAAAGCTCTACAAGACAACCAAAAATAAATTATGTATGTAGTTGAGGAAAAAAATTAATGGTATGAAACGGTCAGCACATACAAAGACAGAAAAGATCATGTGTAAAAAAATTTATGACTGTGATGTTTGCAAGAGGATAGAGCAAAACGTAGACCGTAAACACCATTGGTATAAGAGTACTGAACGAGTTTGCAGGACCTCATGTTGAGCAAGTGATAGTCTCCACATGACTTTTATTTGAATAAGACCAAATAGTAGTTGCATGTTCATACATTTGACATAATATTGGTGTTCATCAAAGGTCTGAATATAGTCTGGTCTAACCatgataaaaaaagaaaactgtcaTCTGCGTTCTGTGCAATATTTCAAAAGTAGCATGTAGCAAAGAGGTGTGATGCAAAAGCAAAACAATCTTTATCACAAACATTTTCCCCCTGAttttatataggtcacccaaagttgggtgccaaGCCCAGATGCAcgtataaactaattagtcaactAGGTGTTAACCAATTAGTGGTGTTAATCTGTACTAATTTGGGTTTACGCATTATTCTATAATGCTACAAGCCCAAAATGTCTTACGTACAACCCCATAGGGGACatgggcatgggtaggtcagggacattcccaaTATTTAGGCACATGTTATACAGTATTCGCGCATCaggatttatatcaggtttcacCAGGTATaagtcctcacgcccaaagttgggtgcaggaatccGCTCTAAGCGTTATTCTACAAAGGGCGCTCAGCAGAATAACGCTTACGCCCGGAtcctatatagcgtgcctagagttacGGGTGATTCCATATGTAAATCTAGTTGTTTTTTATAGCTACacacatagattaattgttttaacaatctattaagcgttgttaacagctcttaacaagcaataacaagcactaattggcaaaaattagaatttacatgcgtacattgctaagcatattctgtaatgtgctgtgcttaaattctaatgcgtgcaagcaaaaaggggcgtggttagaggggcatggaaatgggcgttttgtgggcgttccaaaatctacacgCGTTGTTATACAGTATGGGCCACGTGCATAagtctacatgcagggatttacaccagcttttcattgatgtaaatggatacACGTAGATTCCCTTAgtacagtggtttccaaacctgatcctggacacaccctagccagtcaggtttttggatatccacaatgaatattcatacagagatttgcatgcagtggaggcagagcGTGCAGATATCGAACCTGagtattcattgcggatatcccaaaaacctgactgactggggtgcctccaggaccaggtttgggaaacactaccTTAGAAGTCAAAAAAGATTTTGGACAATTGCAatcactcagggggtcttttactaaggcgtgctggcgtttttagcgtacattaaaaataggcacgtgctaaacgctaaagatgtttggcatgtgcctatttttagtgtgcgctgaaaacgccagcgtgccttagtaaaagaccccctcaggtaGTTACAACATCTGTTTCCTCAACAtgacctggcaaccctggctctTGCTTTGGTGGTCTCCCGTTTCAACTACTGTAATGTGGAGTTGTCAGAAAAGAGCTTAAATAGACTTCAACTtgttcaaaacacagctgcaagactTCTAGCCAGTGTTGGCTGCAAAAATCACATTACCCCTACTCTcataccctcatgatcaaaagcaaacgccggcgctagaggctgttagcgccatactagcaccggcgtttgctaccgccccatgattagagccctcgagcgcgtgaaacaacgcactcgagggctctttgcgcaagtagcatgctaatgcatgctaaacaaggctcagcgcattcatcgccaatgatcagcggccagcacgCCAAaaattgggtcgctggctgcggcaaaccctacgccagctccgagctggcgttagggtttgcagatcattggggaggaatggtgtgtcctgtccagcatgcagttgcatgctggcaggcccccattccccccccccccaaagcaaacctgccaacagggggctggaggtccggcggacctctggtccccccgacgatccctcacccccaggttcagggagggctggagatccagtgggtctccagccctcccaaatccacagaaaatggtccctggtggtctagtggcagccggccaaaccccctcccatcctcccacccagTGAGCGAcgggggacctccagcccactccaactccccccaccccagtgttgtccgaccaatccctggtggtccagagtaaaagacaccccccctcccggcccccctaccttagttggaggaagGACACAGCCTGCCTACCTCCTCTTCCTTGTGTTGACGCcaccgcaaggcttcgttctgtttctgtgagtctgacgttctgcacgtacaatgtgcaggacgtcagactcagaaaccgaacgaaggaagaagaggacctcagctggcgggggttggggtcccccaccaggaaAGATAGgcgacagcggcgggggagggttcacggcgggagggggggtggagagggtcgtcagcagggggggtcaaagttggcgggGGAGTGGTCTGGCAATGGcgaggggggtcagcggcgctgggggggctaaaatgtgccccctcactctggctctggccccccctcccgccgaagtccagaTATGCCTTTGCTGCATGCGCGTAGagcctactgtgcctttgtaaaggggcccctaagtttacctggggcaatggagggttaagtgacatgcccatagtcacaaggaactgcagtgggagttGAGGCCAgtgattctcaggccactgcactaaccccttAGGCTAGGTTCTGCATTGCCTAGTCAGAATGGCACTATTTCACATACATAAAGTGCACCCCCTGCACAGTGCAGGGGATGCACTTTATGTATGTGATCccgcgcctaaatttgcatgcataaatgccaattaaatctgattagtgttaataattccttgttaaaaaaacaattatcggcactaattagcttgttattcaattaaattgtgcgcagaatttttggtggcttttatagaattaggggattaatgccctttagtaaaagggcccccccccctttttttttttaataatgtctttctgccagagctggtggtgggaggcagggatagtgctgggcagacttatatggtgtgtgccagagccggtggttgggaggcagggctggtggttgggaggcggggatagtgctgggcagacttataaggtctgtgccctgaagagcacaggtacaaatcaaagtagggtatacacaaaaagtagcacatatgagttatcttgttgggcagactggatggaccgtgcaggtctttttctgccgtcatctactatgttactatgtatgtaaatgtTGCAATGAAGAAAGGCAAGCAGTTTATTTATCAATCTGTATGAAGACCATCCTTAGGGGAAGTTTGATAGGCAAGAAGGCAGAatcgggggggggtggggggggcacgtGAGctatagaaaaaaatgcactccaGGCTAGGAAGATCTTAAACAGCTGCATCAGATTGCTGTAAGGAACATAGCTGATCTATTATTACTCAGTATTGTCTGTGTGGATTCTTCCATCCATAAATGCAAATATTCCAGTAGAATTATGATAGGTTATAGTCAGCTGAAATGCTGGGTTCATCTCTAAAATAACTACAAATGGAGCACTCTGGGTATTTGTTAACCATCTGGACTCATGTTGACTGCAGCCCCCAATGAAGCATTTTGAGTCTACTGAGAAGCACCTGGGGTGAAACTAGAACAGCAAAATCAGTTCAGGCAGTGCTATTTGCTGTTCTAGTTTCAACAGCAAATAGCACTGCCTGAACTGATTTACATTTTTAAGCACAGACAGATGTATCAATGTTTTGCTGATACTTCACATAGAGGTGCTTGGGTAAATTCCTAAACTGCTATACTCCACAGTCACAAATACCAGACAGTGTAAAGTGAAGAAAATACTGCTTATTTATACATATTAGTACAGTTCTGGAAAGTGTCGCATATAGATCTCTcaacctatcctatataataaaacgcacctccaacattctgaagctgagtgcatggctgaggcattcctgctctctgtatccatctcctgaattgacatcaggtacttccgggtttgtcacaggcaaaagtgaccaaccacacgaggtttctcggcttcagaatgttggaggtgcattctattaaataggattggtcagttccttgaagcacagccagagctcagcgtcctgcacagtaacgcttagacaccagagagaggggggggggctaacaccagagagagggaggaaggggggggcctgacaccagagagtggGGAGgtatctctttcacacacacacactctcacacagtcaatgtctttctcactctcacacactgtcgctcacacactctatgtctcacactgtatcacattcactctctatgtgtcacacagtcactcacttggtctcatacactcagtctcacagagagtatgtgtctcacacacactctctctctctcttgcacacactgtatttGTGTgaaacacaatctctctctctcactgtgtctcacatacgcacttgcacacactctcattctcacacacacacacacacacacacactctcacagacacactcgcacccagactcactctctctcacacacacacactcgcacattcactctctctcacacacacagtcactctcacatacactctctcaaacatacacactccgaggaaaaccttgctagcgcccatttcatctgTATCAGAaatggaccttttttactagtttaaaaaaaatgaaaattggaaCCAAATGGAAATATTAGTTCTGCTTGGCAACAGAGATTATATTTCATCACATTGTCAACAGAGTACCTACAGATTGCAGAGGTGAAATTAAAGTCCACCTTAGGCAAGTAAAATTATCTGCCGGAAACGTATTATTGCTtttgaggaaaagacttcagacactcgGTACCAGCTGATTCTAATCTCGTTAGGATAGCTGACCGGCTTGCTTAGCGTATACCTTAAATTCAATCATACAGTACGTATGTATACTAGCGAGTATCCTcattagtcagaaaaacctcaATGTTGTTAACTGTGTTTAAATCTTAACTTTATTTCCTTTAATAAAGAGTTAAGAAACTGGTACTTAGCTATGCTTTATGCTGAAACTATATCGTGTGTCCACGCCCAACAGCGAGCTCCTGCTTCGCTTGACGCTTCATAAGGAGCTGGACACCATATCTGCTCACAGCTAACTGCAATACAAGGTTTCATGCAAGAGTTGAGAGTTCTGGAAGCAAAGTCTCGTACTGTTATCTTTCCTACCTTATAGTACCAAGTGATTCCCTTGTGGAAAgacttttcaaaatggcggcaggGATTTAAAGGTCTCTCTAGCTTACCCTATCCAATCAGAAGACGCTATTCATTTAAGGGACCTCCTCTAATCAACGTGGACTGGCAATACAATTGCAAGGAACAATTATAGCACGACCCTCATAGGAAAGTTTTCCATTCAACTCTGTTATTTAAACCATTTGGTATTAATGACTTCAATCTATAGATCCATCATTGTTCTTTTTGTGTGAGATACCGGTCTCTGCCTCCTCCTCTAACTGATATGGGGATCTGATCGATCACCACACACTTCAGATCTTCGAATTCAAAGTATATTTGTATTGCAGTTAGCTGTGAGCAGATGTGGAGTCCAGCTCCTTATGAAGCGTCAAGCGAAGCAGGAGCTCGCTGTTGGGCGTGGACACACGATATAGTTTCGGCATAAAACACAGCTAAGTACCAGTTTCTTAACTCTTTATTAAAGGAAATAAAGTTAAGATTTAAACACAGTTAACAACACtgaggtttttctgactaatgAGGATACTCACTAGTATACGTACTGTATGATTGAATTTAAGGTATACGCTAAGCAAGCCGGTCAGCTGTCCTAACGAGATTAGAATCAGCTGGTACCAAGTGTCTGAACTCTTTTCCTCAAAAGCAATAATACGTTTCCGGCAGAGAATTTTACTTGCCTAAGGTGGACTTTAGATACTTCTAATAGTGGCAAGTACCAGATATTTGGTTTATTACAACacaatggcatagccagacctgacattttgggtgggcccagagctaataagggtgggcactatgtatataggtatgagtagtgtttcttgggatactacaaaataatgccttagaatgcacttgatgatgaatttctaagtaatctgcccaacagctgccctgcatcaatataaaccatacACATtcttaatggaaaaataaatatttttaaatatagctacattaaccagcttataattgaaaaagaaaaacgcctatattgcgacccaaatcgggagatagacgtttatctcccaaaaacgaataaatcggtataatcgaaagccgattttggacgttttcaactgcactccgtcgcggatgcggacaaagttgatgggggcgtgtcagaggtgtggcaaaggcggaagtggggcgtggttatcggccgaacagagatgggcgcatttcaccgataatggaaaaaaaggatgcgtttttagctagaatttagggcacttttcctggaccctgttttttcacgaataatgccccaaaaagtgccctaaatgaccagatgaccaccggaaggaattggggatgacctcccctgactcccccagtggtcactaaccccctcccaccacaaaaaatgatgtttcacaactttttattttcaccctcaaatgtcatacccacctccctggcaacagtatgcaggtccctggagcagttgttagggggtgcagtggacttcaggcaggtggacccaggcccatccccccctacctgttacaattgtactgcttaatgcttagtcgtccaacccccccaaacccactgtacccacatgtaggtgccccccttcaccccttagggctatagtaatggtgtagacttgtgggcagtgggttttgagggggatttggggggctcaacacacaagggaagggtgctatgcacctgggagctcttttacctttttttttgtttttgtaaaaatgccccctagggtgcccggttggtgtcctggcatgtgagggggaccagtgcactatgaatcctggcccctcccacgaacaaatgccttggatttattcgtttttgagctgggcgctttcattttccattatcactgaaaaacaaaaacgcccagctcacaaattgtcgaataaaacatggacgtctatttttgtcgaaaatacggttcggtccgccccttcagggacccgttctcggagataaacgcccatggagatagatgttttcgttcaattatgcccctctaagtctattataatggcaaacatctcaacacatatgacaggatcctgcaatataattacagcaatggcatatccttcaaattttactttataacaaatgtaaatgcctgattaaactgTATTCAAAAAATGGGTAAATACCTTTGAggttctttttcccttccatctatccctgtagcctggtatcagcccttcctttctctttcctaccCCCATCTATCCTCGTAGCTTGGCATCagcccttcttttcctttcctttcccttccctacccacccccatccatctctgtagcctgacatcagcccttcccttccctatcatCTATTccgtagctaggcatcagccctaccctacccctccctgtagcctagcttcagccctgtcctacccccattgtctggcatctcccctgctcATCCcaatctcccccacccaccctgaaGCACTAAATATAAAGCCTTTTGCTTTTTAATGTCCTGAGCACTTCAGAgcccaccccacccaaaaacccgcctacattaaatataaaactttttttaaattttaacctggCTACTACAGAGACCATCCCCAGTCAAAACCCCATAAATATGAAATATACAACCACTGAGCCCATTCcgacccagaaacccaccaacattaaataatttttaaaaaattgttttatccTTGAGcactg
This portion of the Microcaecilia unicolor chromosome 4, aMicUni1.1, whole genome shotgun sequence genome encodes:
- the LOC115468124 gene encoding P2Y purinoceptor 8-like, whose product is MMYPNTSDLDNLTLNMLQNKAVSITLPAVYVLVVVINIPCNLVSFYVLCCHTKPITPSVIFMINLSITDIAVGVFLPFQIIYHLNNNNWIFGSFLCNLVAVSFYANMYSSILTMTFISIERYIGVVHPMASNRWRKNRYAVAACTVMWAFLLLVLYPLESTDLTYEVKSLGIVTCFDILKWSMLPNIPSWAAFILTLFVVLFLIPFIVTVSCYIGIIRKLIQTSSRYGNGQKRKSMYLAAIVLIVFITCFAPNNFVLLVHTISRLFYDKSFYHVYKITLTLSCLSSCADPFIYYFASKEFLQNFKKLFRKSSIEATETRRDSLFSARSMSARSMTFSSGQGEGLEVGKKPIFHRQESIL